The following proteins are encoded in a genomic region of Pseudomonas sp. Os17:
- a CDS encoding contractile injection system protein, VgrG/Pvc8 family, with protein MFSPAHQTHFSLTLDALDQEVQVLAFTGEEAIGKPYFFKVEFVCERPEQELQSLVDSEAFLAFDPQGNGVHGRIYHIGKDTEHSHPQRYNLALVPHLSYLRHRTNQRIYQQFSVPAIVALILEEHGILGDAYRFQLGSTYPKRDCCTQFGETDLHFIQRLCEEEGIHFHFQHSAQGHVLVFGDHQAVFPRIEPATAVMPEPARAISPPTGEYRRAAYRQVEGQGSRTELHSGHVVDLCGAPGQERNEAWLLTRVIHAGGQPQLSDEYAADNPSAGDGRQSGYRNRFTLVPWDLAYRPPSAHEKPQVSSQTAVVIAVDDEALRGDRRLARLKVKFPWDREGRFDDKSSCWLGGAANWRCATTPLRAGVEVRVTFLESDPDQPLISGCLCCG; from the coding sequence ATGTTCAGCCCAGCCCATCAAACGCACTTCAGCTTGACACTCGACGCACTTGATCAGGAGGTTCAAGTGCTTGCCTTCACCGGCGAGGAGGCGATCGGCAAGCCTTACTTCTTCAAGGTGGAGTTTGTCTGCGAGCGACCAGAGCAGGAGCTGCAAAGCCTGGTCGACAGCGAGGCCTTTCTGGCCTTCGACCCCCAGGGCAACGGCGTTCATGGACGCATCTATCACATCGGCAAAGACACTGAGCATTCGCATCCGCAGCGCTACAACCTGGCCCTGGTCCCGCATCTGTCCTACCTGCGCCATCGCACCAACCAGCGCATCTATCAACAGTTTTCGGTGCCGGCCATCGTCGCCTTGATACTCGAAGAACACGGGATCCTGGGGGACGCCTACCGCTTCCAGCTGGGTTCCACCTACCCCAAGCGTGACTGCTGCACCCAGTTCGGTGAAACGGATCTGCATTTCATTCAGCGCCTGTGCGAGGAGGAGGGGATTCACTTTCACTTCCAGCACAGTGCTCAAGGGCACGTGCTGGTGTTTGGCGATCATCAGGCGGTCTTCCCGCGGATCGAGCCCGCCACGGCGGTCATGCCCGAGCCCGCCAGAGCGATCAGCCCGCCGACCGGCGAGTACCGCCGCGCGGCTTATCGTCAGGTGGAGGGGCAGGGTTCGCGCACCGAACTGCACAGCGGCCATGTTGTGGACCTGTGCGGCGCCCCTGGCCAGGAGCGCAATGAGGCATGGCTACTGACTCGGGTCATCCACGCAGGCGGCCAACCGCAGCTGTCGGACGAGTACGCCGCCGACAACCCGAGCGCCGGGGATGGCCGGCAGTCGGGTTACCGCAATCGTTTCACGCTGGTGCCCTGGGACCTGGCCTACCGTCCGCCTTCGGCGCACGAAAAACCCCAGGTGAGCAGCCAGACCGCGGTGGTCATCGCGGTGGACGACGAGGCACTGCGCGGTGATCGGCGCCTGGCAAGGCTCAAGGTCAAGTTTCCCTGGGACCGCGAAGGACGGTTCGATGACAAAAGCAGTTGCTGGCTTGGGGGCGCCGCCAATTGGCGCTGCGCAACGACCCCGCTGCGAGCGGGCGTGGAAGTCAGAGTCACCTTTCTTGAAAGCGACCCCGATCAGCCCCTGATCAGCGGTTGCCTGTGCTGTGGCTAG
- a CDS encoding polyamine ABC transporter substrate-binding protein has protein sequence MRKSPLRTVFSAALLCAGISTSAGAAEPGMYLYNWFGLLAPETPKEFEQATGTRIHMDAFDSAEIMQSKVMAGRTGYDVVVATSNVLPSLIQAGVLQPLDPAQLSNLSHVDPDILAQLAVNDPGNRYAVPYLWGTTGIGYDVDKVKAALGDDAPVNSWDLIFKEENISKLKSCGVAMLDSPSEIISIALNYLGLPSNSKNPDDYQKAQALLLKIRPYILYFDSSRIDADLADGNICAVVGWANGALAAQAINEKSNTGRRITYSLPREGALVWSENLVLLKDAPHPKAGMAFINYMLRPEVIAKTSNHTLYPNANKDATEFVQQKLRDNPWIYPDKQTVATLVPLEPLPLKLERIRTRVWTKVKSSI, from the coding sequence ATGAGAAAATCACCTTTGCGAACCGTTTTTTCAGCCGCGCTTCTCTGTGCCGGGATCAGCACATCGGCAGGGGCGGCAGAGCCCGGAATGTACTTGTACAACTGGTTCGGGCTGCTCGCGCCGGAAACCCCAAAAGAGTTCGAGCAGGCCACCGGCACCCGCATTCACATGGATGCCTTCGACAGCGCCGAGATCATGCAGAGCAAGGTCATGGCCGGGCGCACGGGGTATGACGTGGTGGTGGCGACCTCCAATGTGCTGCCCAGCCTGATCCAGGCCGGAGTGCTGCAGCCGTTGGACCCGGCGCAACTGAGCAATCTGTCCCACGTCGACCCGGACATCCTGGCCCAGCTCGCGGTCAATGATCCGGGCAATCGTTACGCGGTGCCCTATCTGTGGGGCACCACCGGGATCGGCTATGACGTGGACAAGGTCAAAGCGGCGCTGGGCGACGATGCGCCGGTCAATAGCTGGGACCTGATCTTCAAGGAAGAGAACATCAGCAAGCTGAAGTCCTGTGGCGTGGCCATGCTCGACTCGCCCAGCGAGATCATTTCCATCGCCCTGAACTACCTTGGGCTCCCGAGCAACAGCAAGAACCCGGATGACTACCAGAAAGCCCAAGCCCTGCTGTTGAAAATCCGTCCCTACATCCTTTATTTCGACTCGTCCCGCATCGACGCCGACTTGGCGGACGGCAACATCTGTGCGGTGGTGGGCTGGGCCAATGGTGCGCTTGCCGCCCAGGCCATCAATGAAAAGTCCAACACTGGGCGCCGGATTACCTACAGCCTTCCGCGTGAAGGCGCACTGGTCTGGTCGGAGAATCTGGTTCTGTTGAAAGACGCTCCGCATCCCAAGGCCGGCATGGCGTTCATCAACTACATGTTGCGCCCGGAAGTGATTGCCAAGACTTCAAATCACACCCTGTACCCCAATGCCAACAAGGATGCCACGGAGTTTGTCCAGCAGAAGTTGCGCGACAATCCCTGGATTTATCCAGACAAGCAAACGGTTGCCACACTGGTTCCACTTGAGCCGCTGCCATTGAAACTGGAGCGGATCCGAACTCGGGTCTGGACCAAGGTGAAGAGCAGCATCTGA